One part of the Arabidopsis thaliana chromosome 1 sequence genome encodes these proteins:
- the CYP89A7 gene encoding cytochrome P450, family 87, subfamily A, polypeptide 7 (''cytochrome P450, family 87, subfamily A, polypeptide 7'' (CYP89A7); FUNCTIONS IN: electron carrier activity, monooxygenase activity, iron ion binding, oxygen binding, heme binding; INVOLVED IN: oxidation reduction; CONTAINS InterPro DOMAIN/s: Cytochrome P450 (InterPro:IPR001128), Cytochrome P450, conserved site (InterPro:IPR017972), Cytochrome P450, E-class, group I (InterPro:IPR002401); BEST Arabidopsis thaliana protein match is: cytochrome P450, family 87, subfamily A, polypeptide 6 (TAIR:AT1G64940.1); Has 33349 Blast hits to 33201 proteins in 1685 species: Archae - 50; Bacteria - 3939; Metazoa - 11722; Fungi - 7059; Plants - 9217; Viruses - 3; Other Eukaryotes - 1359 (source: NCBI BLink).), whose translation MEIWLLILGSLSLSLLLNLLFFRLRDSSSLPLPPAPNFFPFLGTLQWLRQGLGGFNNYVRSVHHRLGPIITLRITSRPAIFVADGSLAHQALVLNGAVFADRPPAAPISKILSNNQHTITSCLYGVTWRLLRRNITEILHPSRMKSYSHVRHWVLEILFDRLRKSGGEEPIVVFDHLHYAMFAVLVLMCFGDKLDEKQIKQVEYVQRQMLLGFARYSILNLCPKFTKLILRKRWEEFFQMRREQQDVLLRLIYARRKIVEERKKRSSEEEEENKEYVQSYVDTLLDVELPDEKRKLNEDEIVSLCSEFLIAGSDTTATVLQWIMANLVKNQEIQERLYEEITNVVGEEAKVVEEKDTQKMPYLKAVVMEALRRHPPGNTVLPHSVTEDTVLGGYKVPKKGTINFLVAEIGRDPKVWEEPMAFKPERFMGEEEAVDITGSRGIKMMPFGAGRRICPGIGLAMLHLEYYVANMVREFQWKEVEGHEVDLTEKVEFTVIMKHPLKAIAVPRRSH comes from the coding sequence ATGGAGATATGGTTACTTATCTTGggctctctctccctctctctccttctcaatCTCCTCTTCTTTCGCCTCCGTGACTCCTCCTCTCTTCCGTTACCACCTGCCCCTAACTTCTTCCCTTTCCTTGGAACCCTTCAATGGCTCCGGCAAGGTTTAGGTGGTTTCAACAACTATGTCCGCTCCGTCCATCACCGTCTCGGTCCTATCATCACCCTCCGCATCACTTCCCGCCCTGCCATCTTTGTCGCCGATGGTTCCCTTGCTCACCAGGCTCTGGTCTTAAACGGGGCCGTTTTCGCCGATCGTCCACCGGCGGCTCCGATCAGTAAGATTCTTTCGAATAACCAACATACCATCACCTCTTGTTTATATGGAGTTACGTGGCGGCTTCTTCGCCGGAATATCACTGAGATTCTTCACCCCTCGCGTATGAAATCTTATTCTCACGTGCGGCATTGGGTTCTTGAGATCCTCTTTGATCGACTTCGTAAGAGCGGAGGTGAAGAACCGATCGTCGTTTTTGATCATCTTCACTATGCGATGTTTGCAGTTCTTGTTCTCATGTGTTTTGGAGATAAGCTTGATGAGAAGCAAATCAAACAGGTGGAATATGTTCAGAGACAAATGCTTCTTGGCTTTGCCAGATATAGCATCCTTAACCTTTGCCCTAAGTTCACTAAATTGATTTTGCGAAAGAGATGGGAAGAGTTCTTCCAGATGAGGAGAGAGCAGCAGGATGTCTTGCTTCGGCTGATTTATGCTCGGAGAAAGATCgttgaagagaggaagaagagatcatcagaggaagaagaagagaacaaagagTATGTGCAATCATATGTTGATACTCTGCTCGATGTGGAGCTTCCAGATGAGAAGAGGAAGCTGAACGAAGATGAGATTGTGAGTTTGTGCTCTGAGTTTCTAATTGCTGGGAGTGATACAACGGCCACTGTGCTGCAATGGATCATGGCGAACCTCgtgaagaatcaagaaatcCAGGAGAGATTATACGAGGAGATCACAAACGTAGTCGGGGAAGAAGCAAAGGTAGTGGAGGAAAAAGACACGCAGAAGATGCCATATCTAAAGGCAGTAGTGATGGAGGCTCTCCGACGACACCCTCCGGGAAACACTGTGCTCCCGCACAGTGTCACGGAGGACACTGTCTTGGGAGGGTACAAAGTACCGAAGAAGGGGACGATTAACTTCTTAGTGGCAGAGATAGGGAGGGATCCAAAGGTGTGGGAGGAACCAATGGCGTTTAAGCCAGAGAGGTTtatgggagaagaagaagcggtgGACATAACCGGAAGCAGAGGGATAAAGATGATGCCGTTCGGAGCGGGTAGAAGGATATGTCCCGGGATTGGGCTAGCGATGCTGCACCTCGAGTATT